A genomic region of Streptomyces sp. R33 contains the following coding sequences:
- a CDS encoding transcriptional regulator: protein MRDQPLHLPPPEDVLEIGAPEQFAALAHPLRQRLLFALGHRPATTSQLAVQLDAQKGNVAHHLKVLRDAGLIHIAATRQVRGGTEQYYQRTARRMVVAEPQAAGTAAMLAAFAQELDLSPAETHLTLRHLRLSPAKARELGETLAQLVDEAEEDAQDQPLHGVLVALYQQALPTDGL, encoded by the coding sequence ATGCGTGATCAGCCTCTCCACCTGCCGCCTCCTGAGGACGTCCTGGAGATCGGTGCGCCTGAGCAGTTCGCGGCGCTCGCCCACCCGTTGCGTCAGCGGTTGCTCTTCGCCCTGGGCCACCGGCCCGCCACCACCAGCCAGCTTGCGGTGCAGCTCGACGCGCAGAAGGGCAACGTGGCCCACCACCTCAAAGTGCTCCGCGATGCCGGGCTGATCCACATCGCCGCGACCCGCCAGGTCCGCGGCGGCACAGAGCAGTACTACCAGCGCACGGCCCGCCGCATGGTCGTCGCCGAACCACAAGCGGCAGGCACCGCGGCGATGCTCGCAGCGTTCGCCCAGGAGCTGGACCTCTCACCCGCCGAGACCCACCTGACGCTGCGCCACCTGCGCCTCAGCCCCGCGAAAGCGAGGGAACTCGGTGAGACCCTCGCCCAACTGGTCGACGAGGCCGAGGAAGACGCGCAGGACCAGCCCCTGCACGGCGTGTTGGTGGCGCTCTATCAGCAGGCCCTGCCGACCGATGGACTGTAA
- a CDS encoding GNAT family N-acetyltransferase, which yields MPELRTDRLLLRRWRESDLEPWAAMNADPEVREHLGELLTREQSDAAVALMQAEFDRRGFGWWALEARETGEFIGRVGLDEVGEDMPFAGVDIGWRLARSAWGHGYATEAALACLAFGFEALGLPQVVASTTVNNLRSQAVMRRIGMSRDTADDFEDPSAPKGPLRQCVLYRMLRRDAHGLHHAA from the coding sequence ATGCCAGAGCTGCGTACCGATCGTCTCCTTCTCCGCCGGTGGCGGGAGTCCGACCTCGAACCGTGGGCGGCTATGAACGCCGATCCCGAAGTCCGAGAACACCTGGGTGAACTGCTGACGCGGGAGCAGAGCGATGCCGCGGTGGCACTCATGCAGGCCGAGTTCGACCGGCGAGGTTTTGGGTGGTGGGCGCTCGAAGCACGGGAGACCGGTGAGTTCATCGGCCGCGTCGGCTTGGACGAGGTCGGCGAGGACATGCCATTCGCGGGGGTGGATATCGGTTGGCGGTTGGCACGTTCGGCGTGGGGTCACGGTTACGCCACGGAGGCCGCCCTGGCTTGCCTGGCCTTCGGCTTCGAGGCCCTCGGGCTGCCGCAGGTCGTTGCATCGACGACCGTCAACAACCTCCGTTCCCAGGCAGTGATGCGCCGGATCGGCATGTCCCGGGACACGGCCGACGACTTCGAGGATCCGAGCGCGCCCAAAGGGCCGCTTCGCCAGTGTGTGTTGTACCGGATGCTCCGTAGAGATGCCCACGGGCTACACCACGCGGCGTGA
- a CDS encoding DUF1330 domain-containing protein, translating into MSAYGFAHLRSRRNHSDIMEYLERIQATLDPFAGRFVIHGAPAEVVEGTWPGSMVLIEFPSLAEARAWYDSPAYRAILRLRTDHIEGDLLLIEGVGPNYDPAERARTLRTEAERAGQSGM; encoded by the coding sequence GTGTCCGCTTATGGCTTCGCTCATCTCCGCAGCCGCCGGAATCACTCAGACATCATGGAGTACCTAGAGCGCATCCAGGCGACCCTCGACCCCTTCGCGGGCCGTTTCGTCATCCACGGTGCGCCGGCCGAAGTCGTGGAGGGGACGTGGCCCGGCAGCATGGTGCTGATCGAGTTTCCCAGCCTGGCTGAAGCCCGTGCCTGGTACGACTCTCCCGCCTACCGGGCCATCCTGCGCCTGCGTACCGACCACATCGAAGGCGACTTGCTGCTGATCGAGGGCGTCGGGCCCAACTACGACCCGGCCGAGCGGGCTCGGACGTTGCGAACAGAAGCGGAGCGAGCGGGCCAGTCGGGCATGTAG
- a CDS encoding transposase: MRHPDQLSESEGRQLTEVLTHCLELAATHRLVRGFAEILSTRTGQHLKDWAVSARAEELPNLRSFATGLEKDWEAVVQGLTTHWNSGPVEGRVNHIKMVKRQMFGRAKLPLLRKRVLLTAAR, encoded by the coding sequence ATGCGACACCCCGACCAGCTCTCGGAGAGTGAGGGCCGGCAGCTGACTGAAGTCCTCACTCATTGCCTGGAACTCGCTGCAACCCACCGTCTCGTTCGCGGCTTCGCCGAGATCCTCTCTACCCGCACTGGCCAGCATCTCAAGGACTGGGCCGTCAGCGCGCGAGCCGAGGAACTTCCCAACCTTCGCTCTTTCGCCACCGGCCTGGAGAAGGACTGGGAGGCCGTCGTCCAGGGCCTGACGACTCACTGGAACTCCGGTCCCGTCGAAGGCCGCGTCAACCACATCAAGATGGTCAAGCGCCAGATGTTCGGCCGCGCCAAGCTCCCACTCCTCCGCAAACGGGTACTTCTCACCGCCGCCCGATGA
- a CDS encoding transposase family protein, with product MVRCDDLITVLFPHFNAVLVERVFTECGVVHIVARTLEGSVSCPDCGLPSDRVHSCYERRLADTPVGDQPVLIKLTVRRLYCENDRCGRRTFVEQVGGLTREHGPAMCPRGKSRGAARRPAATTAQPARPLQAPPGQTLGRRTHQRDPAPLRAPGPRLPRQLPDHQ from the coding sequence GTGGTGCGGTGTGATGACCTCATAACAGTGCTGTTTCCGCACTTCAACGCGGTGCTGGTGGAGCGAGTGTTCACGGAGTGCGGGGTGGTGCACATCGTGGCGAGGACCCTGGAGGGCAGTGTTTCGTGCCCGGACTGTGGGCTTCCGTCGGATCGCGTGCACAGCTGCTACGAACGTCGACTGGCCGACACCCCGGTTGGCGACCAGCCAGTTCTGATCAAGCTGACCGTACGGCGGTTGTACTGCGAAAACGACCGGTGTGGGCGTCGTACGTTCGTCGAGCAGGTCGGGGGGCTGACGCGGGAACACGGTCCGGCGATGTGCCCGCGCGGCAAATCCAGAGGAGCTGCTCGGCGGCCGGCGGCAACCACGGCCCAGCCAGCTCGACCCTTACAAGCCCCACCTGGACAAACGCTGGGCAGAAGGACTCACCAACGCGATCCAGCTCCACTCCGAGCTCCAGGCCCTCGGCTACCGCGGCAGCTACCAGATCATCAGTGA
- a CDS encoding pentapeptide repeat-containing protein translates to MATLGHRRDIDLRSTDLRHADLSDGNLANAQLSDSDLRNTYLYNANLKTPPEPCRPTGRQSSQFGSSGASIFLVGASGGQGPDPREFAETGASSAGTRGSEGPRLPLPVVDPWVRGELAGPASRSAWRSCLVL, encoded by the coding sequence TTGGCGACGCTCGGCCACCGCCGGGACATCGACCTCCGCAGCACCGACCTGCGCCACGCTGATCTGAGTGACGGAAACCTGGCGAACGCGCAGCTCTCGGACAGCGATCTCCGCAACACCTACCTGTATAACGCCAACCTGAAAACCCCACCTGAACCATGCCGACCTACGGGACGTCAATCTTCGCAATTCGGAAGTAGCGGGGCAAGTATCTTCCTGGTGGGAGCCTCGGGAGGGCAGGGCCCTGATCCCCGCGAGTTCGCGGAAACTGGGGCTTCTTCAGCGGGGACCCGAGGGTCCGAGGGTCCGAGACTCCCATTGCCGGTGGTTGACCCATGGGTTCGTGGCGAACTCGCGGGACCGGCTTCGAGGTCGGCTTGGAGGAGCTGCCTAGTGCTCTGA
- a CDS encoding IS5 family transposase (programmed frameshift) — protein sequence MTDLVERLVPDELWVLFRRVVPPTEVIRPQGGGRRRAGDRETLAAIIFVATSGCTWRQLPPVFGPSWQTVYRRFAQWSQARVWARLHRIILDELGSRGELDWSRCSIDSVSMRAAKGGHLTGPNPTDRGKPGSKIHLITDRNGLPLSLGISGANMHDSLGLEPLVRGIPPIRSRRGPRRRRPAKLHGDKGYDYDHLRRWLRKRGIRHRIARRGIESSQRLGRHRWVVERTVSWLAGCRRLHRRYERKAEHFLAFVGIAAALICHRRLTK from the exons ATGACGGATTTGGTTGAGCGGCTGGTGCCGGATGAGTTGTGGGTGTTGTTCCGGCGAGTGGTGCCGCCGACAGAGGTGATACGCCCGCAGGGTGGGGGCCGGCGGCGGGCGGGTGATCGCGAGACACTGGCGGCGATCATCTTCGTGGCGACGTCGGGCTGCACGTGGCGGCAGCTTCCACCGGTGTTCGGCCCGAGCTGGCAGACGGTCTACCGACGCTTCGCCCAGTGGAGTCAGGCCAGGGTCTGGGCCCGCCTCCACCGCATCATCCTTGACGAACTCGGCTCCCGCGGCGAGCTCGACTGGTCGCGGTGCTCGATCGATTCCGTCAGCATGCGGGCCGCAAAGGGGGGCCACT TGACGGGACCGAATCCGACCGACCGCGGCAAGCCGGGGTCGAAGATTCACCTGATCACTGACCGGAACGGACTGCCTCTGTCGCTGGGCATCTCGGGCGCCAACATGCACGACAGCCTCGGCCTCGAGCCGCTCGTACGCGGGATCCCGCCCATTCGTTCCCGCCGCGGCCCCCGCAGGCGACGGCCGGCGAAACTGCACGGCGACAAGGGCTACGACTACGACCACCTGCGCCGATGGCTCCGCAAGCGCGGCATCCGCCATCGCATCGCACGCAGGGGCATCGAGTCCTCGCAGCGGCTCGGCCGCCACCGATGGGTCGTCGAGAGGACCGTGTCCTGGCTCGCGGGCTGCCGCCGACTTCACCGCCGCTACGAACGCAAGGCTGAACACTTCCTCGCCTTCGTCGGCATAGCCGCGGCCCTCATATGCCACCGCCGCCTCACCAAATGA
- a CDS encoding IS701 family transposase, whose translation MTPEEIASVRAELEDFAAEVFEPFARNDQRRWGQVYLRGLLTDGQRKSVEPMAARLGEDGNRQALAHFVTTSPWDPAHVRARLAWRMEKAIRPTAVVVDDTGFLKDGNASACVSRQYTGTAGKVTNCQVGVSLHLASDHASAAVDWRLFLPENWAPESVKADPDKVARRAACGIPDDIGHVEKWQLALDMLDETRSWGIEVPLAIADAGYGDAAAFRHGVQARGLNYVVGISTTLSAQPGEAVPVAEPYSGTGRPPVAKYPDPPRSVKQLVIAAGRKAAKPVQWREGSRPGTGRSGFKRMYSRFVTLRIRPAGRQTRQAVDGPELPECWLLAEWPAGQAEPVQFWLSDLPADTPLTTLVRLAKLRWRIEHDYREMKQALGLAHFEGRTWNGWHHHVTLVSVAHAFCTLQRLAQAPKDTAPA comes from the coding sequence GTGACACCGGAGGAAATCGCATCCGTACGTGCCGAGTTGGAGGACTTCGCGGCAGAGGTCTTCGAGCCGTTCGCGAGAAACGACCAGCGTCGGTGGGGGCAGGTCTACCTGCGGGGTCTGCTCACTGACGGGCAGCGTAAGTCGGTCGAGCCGATGGCTGCCCGGCTGGGTGAGGACGGGAACCGGCAGGCGCTGGCCCACTTCGTGACTACGAGCCCCTGGGATCCGGCGCATGTGCGGGCCCGGCTGGCCTGGAGGATGGAAAAGGCGATCCGACCCACCGCGGTGGTCGTCGACGACACCGGGTTCCTCAAGGACGGCAACGCCTCGGCGTGTGTGTCCCGGCAGTACACCGGCACTGCCGGCAAGGTCACCAACTGCCAGGTGGGCGTGTCCCTGCACCTGGCCTCCGACCATGCCTCAGCGGCGGTCGACTGGCGGCTCTTCCTGCCCGAAAACTGGGCGCCCGAGTCCGTGAAGGCGGACCCGGACAAGGTCGCCCGCCGCGCCGCCTGCGGCATTCCCGACGACATCGGGCACGTGGAGAAGTGGCAGCTCGCACTCGACATGCTCGACGAGACCCGCTCGTGGGGCATCGAGGTGCCGCTGGCCATCGCGGACGCCGGATACGGTGACGCGGCGGCGTTCCGGCACGGCGTGCAGGCCCGCGGCCTCAACTACGTGGTGGGCATCTCCACCACCCTCTCCGCCCAGCCCGGCGAAGCCGTGCCAGTCGCCGAACCGTACTCCGGGACCGGGCGCCCGCCGGTGGCGAAGTACCCCGACCCGCCGCGGTCGGTGAAACAGCTCGTCATCGCGGCGGGCCGGAAGGCAGCGAAACCGGTGCAGTGGCGTGAGGGCTCCCGGCCCGGCACGGGCCGCAGTGGCTTCAAGCGGATGTACTCGCGGTTCGTCACCTTGCGGATCCGGCCTGCCGGGCGCCAGACCCGGCAGGCCGTTGACGGCCCGGAACTGCCCGAGTGCTGGCTGCTGGCCGAATGGCCCGCCGGCCAGGCCGAGCCGGTCCAGTTCTGGCTGTCCGACCTGCCCGCAGACACCCCGCTGACCACCCTGGTCCGCCTGGCCAAGCTCCGCTGGCGCATCGAGCACGACTACCGCGAGATGAAGCAGGCCTTGGGCCTGGCCCATTTCGAGGGCCGCACCTGGAACGGCTGGCACCACCACGTCACCCTCGTCTCCGTCGCGCATGCCTTCTGCACCCTGCAACGACTGGCCCAAGCCCCAAAAGACACGGCGCCGGCCTGA